The following are encoded together in the Lactuca sativa cultivar Salinas chromosome 1, Lsat_Salinas_v11, whole genome shotgun sequence genome:
- the LOC111876180 gene encoding uncharacterized protein LOC111876180 isoform X2 encodes MPEFAFLDQHNRQLRSNYDGGGGGGGSGGRGVSPDSVIHSVESNLSLFSSSASDYASIERCSSTSDVLDHESFVSDMSLPGGFRGSSSARSSDPDPNKNSKVHDNGGPYLIGKRVEKAQETDGDNQSLYSARSSFSHTTKECQNRKSKTEILLRKPDRRRPASLDLNNQTMNTSSSSPRLGEAMKTSISAHRNGGMFPSPGTPNYPARTGFQNGWSSERVASHTRGNRIHSSFSLMPYNNGRTLPSKWEDAERWIISPVALKPSVQQPQRRPKSKSGPLGPPGSTCYSMYSPAISSFERENARNFVNESPLPNRVNANNNSLIQYQDGLERSVSVHGCSQVSNQSLLQITQDDKTSGSMDVSTNVSHDISRRDMATQMSPESSTYSSKRNSSSISNSILSVEDSQHVRSSKADIRDVQVDGKVTLTRWSKKSKTRIPGRWSDILDARSADWEALEMTKSLSKVKREEAKITAWENLQKAKAEAAIRKLEMKLEKKRSSSMDRIMNKLRTAQKKAQEMRESILSNQSYKVATSSHKAMSLIKTRSHIRSLSGCFTCPAF; translated from the exons ATGCCGGAGTTCGCGTTTCTTGATCAACATAATAGACAGTTACGATCAAACTACGACGGCGGCGGTGGCGGTGGCGGTAGCGGTGGTAGAGGTGTTAGTCCTGACTCTGTTATACACTCCGTCGAGTCGAACCTCAGTCTCTTCTCTTCTTCGGCTTCCGATTATGCTAGCATTGAGCGTTGTTCATCTACCTCCGATGTCCTTGATCACGAATCGTTCGTCTCCGATATGTCTCTG CCAGGAGGCTTCCGTGGTTCTTCCTCAGCGAGGAGTTCAGATCCAGATCCAAACAAGAATTCCAAAGTACATGACAATGGAGGTCCCTACCTGATAGGAAAAAGGGTGGAAAAAGCACAAG AAACTGATGGAGATAATCAGAGCCTATATTCAGCAAGAAGCTCCTTCTCTCATACTACAAAAG AATGCCAAAACCGGAAGTCAAAGACTGAAATTCTACTAAGGAAGCCAGACAGAAGAAGACCTGCATCTTTGGATCTGAACAATCAGACGATGAATACCAGTAGCTCTTCACCAAGATTAGGAGAGGCGATGAAAACCTCCATTTCAGCCCATAGAAATGGCGGCATGTTTCCAAGCCCAGGAACGCCTAATTATCCTGCAAGAACTGGTTTTCAGAATGGTTGGAGCTCAGAACGCGTGGCTTCACATACAAGGGGTAACCGGATACACTCAAGCTTCTCATTGATGCCTTACAACAATGGAAGGACACTTCCTTCCAAATGGGAAGATGCAGAGAGGTGGATAATAAGTCCAGTTGCTTTAAAGCCTTCAGTTCAACAGCCACAAAGGCGACCAAAGTCAAAGAGTGGACCACTTGGACCTCCAGGGTCTACCTGCTACTCCATGTATTCACCTGCAATTTCTAGTTTTGAAAGAGAAAATGCCAGGAATTTTGTCAACGAGTCACCACTTCCAAACAGAGTAAATGCCAATAACAATTCCTTGATTCAATACCAAGATGGGCTTGAAAGGTCAGTCAGTGTACATGGTTGTTCTCAAGTGTCAAATCAGTCATTGTTGCAGATTACTCAAG ATGATAAAACTAGTGGTTCAATGGATGTTTCCACCAATGTTTCTCATGATATCTCAAGGAGAGATATGGCAACTCAAATGAGCCCTGAAAGTAGTACCTATTCATCTAAGAGAAACTCTAGCTCCATCTCAAATTCTATCCTATCTGTAGAAGATTCACAGCATGTTCGCTCTTCTAAAGCAGATATAAGAGATGTACAGGTAGATGGTAAGGTGACTTTGACTCGATGGTCAAAGAAAAGTAAAACTCGAATTCCAGGTAGGTGGTCAGACATTCTGGATGCCAGGTCAGCAGATTGGGAAGCATTAGAGATGACAAAAAGCCTCTCAAA GGTTAAGAGGGAGGAAGCTAAAATTACTGCATGGGAGAATTTGCAGAAGGCAAAAGCAGAAGCAGCAATACGAAAACTAGAG ATGAAATTGGAAAAGAAGAGATCATCATCCATGGATAGGATTATGAACAAATTAAGAACAGCTCAGAAAAAGGCTCAAGAAATGAGGGAATCGATATTATCTAACCAGTCTTATAAAGTTGCTACATCTTCACACAAGGCCATGTCACTCATCAAGACTCGTAGCCACATACGTTCCTTGAGTGGATGCTTTACATGCCCTGCATTTTGA
- the LOC111876180 gene encoding uncharacterized protein LOC111876180 isoform X1, whose translation MPEFAFLDQHNRQLRSNYDGGGGGGGSGGRGVSPDSVIHSVESNLSLFSSSASDYASIERCSSTSDVLDHESFVSDMSLPGGFRGSSSARSSDPDPNKNSKVHDNGGPYLIGKRVEKAQAIKEYTDAETDGDNQSLYSARSSFSHTTKECQNRKSKTEILLRKPDRRRPASLDLNNQTMNTSSSSPRLGEAMKTSISAHRNGGMFPSPGTPNYPARTGFQNGWSSERVASHTRGNRIHSSFSLMPYNNGRTLPSKWEDAERWIISPVALKPSVQQPQRRPKSKSGPLGPPGSTCYSMYSPAISSFERENARNFVNESPLPNRVNANNNSLIQYQDGLERSVSVHGCSQVSNQSLLQITQDDKTSGSMDVSTNVSHDISRRDMATQMSPESSTYSSKRNSSSISNSILSVEDSQHVRSSKADIRDVQVDGKVTLTRWSKKSKTRIPGRWSDILDARSADWEALEMTKSLSKVKREEAKITAWENLQKAKAEAAIRKLEMKLEKKRSSSMDRIMNKLRTAQKKAQEMRESILSNQSYKVATSSHKAMSLIKTRSHIRSLSGCFTCPAF comes from the exons ATGCCGGAGTTCGCGTTTCTTGATCAACATAATAGACAGTTACGATCAAACTACGACGGCGGCGGTGGCGGTGGCGGTAGCGGTGGTAGAGGTGTTAGTCCTGACTCTGTTATACACTCCGTCGAGTCGAACCTCAGTCTCTTCTCTTCTTCGGCTTCCGATTATGCTAGCATTGAGCGTTGTTCATCTACCTCCGATGTCCTTGATCACGAATCGTTCGTCTCCGATATGTCTCTG CCAGGAGGCTTCCGTGGTTCTTCCTCAGCGAGGAGTTCAGATCCAGATCCAAACAAGAATTCCAAAGTACATGACAATGGAGGTCCCTACCTGATAGGAAAAAGGGTGGAAAAAGCACAAG CTATAAAAGAATACACTGATGCAGAAACTGATGGAGATAATCAGAGCCTATATTCAGCAAGAAGCTCCTTCTCTCATACTACAAAAG AATGCCAAAACCGGAAGTCAAAGACTGAAATTCTACTAAGGAAGCCAGACAGAAGAAGACCTGCATCTTTGGATCTGAACAATCAGACGATGAATACCAGTAGCTCTTCACCAAGATTAGGAGAGGCGATGAAAACCTCCATTTCAGCCCATAGAAATGGCGGCATGTTTCCAAGCCCAGGAACGCCTAATTATCCTGCAAGAACTGGTTTTCAGAATGGTTGGAGCTCAGAACGCGTGGCTTCACATACAAGGGGTAACCGGATACACTCAAGCTTCTCATTGATGCCTTACAACAATGGAAGGACACTTCCTTCCAAATGGGAAGATGCAGAGAGGTGGATAATAAGTCCAGTTGCTTTAAAGCCTTCAGTTCAACAGCCACAAAGGCGACCAAAGTCAAAGAGTGGACCACTTGGACCTCCAGGGTCTACCTGCTACTCCATGTATTCACCTGCAATTTCTAGTTTTGAAAGAGAAAATGCCAGGAATTTTGTCAACGAGTCACCACTTCCAAACAGAGTAAATGCCAATAACAATTCCTTGATTCAATACCAAGATGGGCTTGAAAGGTCAGTCAGTGTACATGGTTGTTCTCAAGTGTCAAATCAGTCATTGTTGCAGATTACTCAAG ATGATAAAACTAGTGGTTCAATGGATGTTTCCACCAATGTTTCTCATGATATCTCAAGGAGAGATATGGCAACTCAAATGAGCCCTGAAAGTAGTACCTATTCATCTAAGAGAAACTCTAGCTCCATCTCAAATTCTATCCTATCTGTAGAAGATTCACAGCATGTTCGCTCTTCTAAAGCAGATATAAGAGATGTACAGGTAGATGGTAAGGTGACTTTGACTCGATGGTCAAAGAAAAGTAAAACTCGAATTCCAGGTAGGTGGTCAGACATTCTGGATGCCAGGTCAGCAGATTGGGAAGCATTAGAGATGACAAAAAGCCTCTCAAA GGTTAAGAGGGAGGAAGCTAAAATTACTGCATGGGAGAATTTGCAGAAGGCAAAAGCAGAAGCAGCAATACGAAAACTAGAG ATGAAATTGGAAAAGAAGAGATCATCATCCATGGATAGGATTATGAACAAATTAAGAACAGCTCAGAAAAAGGCTCAAGAAATGAGGGAATCGATATTATCTAACCAGTCTTATAAAGTTGCTACATCTTCACACAAGGCCATGTCACTCATCAAGACTCGTAGCCACATACGTTCCTTGAGTGGATGCTTTACATGCCCTGCATTTTGA